The following are encoded together in the Malaya genurostris strain Urasoe2022 chromosome 3, Malgen_1.1, whole genome shotgun sequence genome:
- the LOC131438056 gene encoding integrin-linked protein kinase, whose amino-acid sequence MEDIFHWCREGNSIQVRLWLDDTEHDMNQGDDHGFSPLHWCAKEGHTKLVEMLLHRGARVNATNMGDDIPLHLAAAHGHQEIVQMLIRHRSDVNAANEHGNTPLHYACFWGYQPITEELVNNGALVSLANKDGDTPLDKAKSILATRLHSLAVESGQELKKISFKDQSWLGMKTRSRDATLSRYKGINIQDLMLHTKLAITPGGETWRGRWQNNDIVAKILAIRECNSRVSRDFNEEFPKLRIFSHPNILPVVGACNAPPRLIVISQYMPRGSLYDLLHGAAGIVVDTAQAVRFALDMARGMGYLHSLERIIPEYHLNSCHVMIDDDLTARINMADAKFSFQERGRVYQPAWMSPEMLQKKRTDRNWEACDMWSFAICIWELATREVPFAELSPMEAGMRIATEGLRVTIPPGTSPHLSKLIKICMNEDPGKRPKFDMIIPILEKMKR is encoded by the exons ATGGAAGATATTTTTCATTGGTGCCGTGAGGGCAACTCAATCCAAGTGCGACTTTGGCTGGACGACACCGAGCATGATATGAATCAGGG agatgatcatggTTTCAGTCCTCTGCACTGGTGTGCCAAGGAAGGTCACACCAAACTGGTGGAAATGCTGTTGCATCGTGGAGCTCGAGTTAATGCCACCAACATGGGTGATGACATTCCACTCCATCTGGCTGCCGCTCATGGACATCAGGAAATTGTTCAAATG CTAATTCGTCATCGATCGGACGTCAATGCGGCAAACGAGCACGGAAATACGCCACTGCACTACGCTTGCTTCTGGGGATATCAACCGATCACCGAGGAACTGGTTAACAATGGTGCGTTGGTTTCGCTTGCCAACAAGGATGGCGATACTCCACTGGACAAGGCAAAATCCATATTGGCCACACG tttgcATAGTTTGGCAGTCGAAAGTGGACAGGAGCTGAAGAAGATCAGCTTCAAGGATCAGAGCTGGCTGGGAATGAAGACACGTTCTCGGGATGCTACGCTGTCCCGTTACAAGGGTATTAACATTCAGGACCTTATGTTGCATACCAAGTTGGCCATTACTCCGGGTGGCGAAACTTGGCGAGGCAGATGGCAAAATAATGACATCGTTGCAAAGATACTGGCTATACGGGAGTGCAACTCTCGCGTCAGTCGCGATTTCAACGAAGAGTTCCCGAAGTTACGAATTTTCTCTCATCCGAATATTCTTCCAGTGGTTGGAGCGTGTAACGCACCACCGCGTTTGATTGTCATTAGTCAGTATATGCCTAGAGGATCACTGTACGATCTCTTGCACGGTGCTGCAGGCATAGTAGTTGATACTGCCCAAGCCGTACGTTTCGCTTTGGACATGGCGCGTGGAATGGGTTATTTGCATTCGCTTGAGAGAATTATCCCGGAGTATCATCTGAACAGCTGTCACGTAATG ATTGATGATGACTTGACGGCCCGCATCAACATGGCGGATGCCAAATTTTCCTTCCAAGAGCGCGGACGTGTTTATCAACCGGCCTGGATGAGTCCGGAAATGTTACAAAAGAAACGTACCGATCGCAACTGGGAAGCCTGTGACATGTGGAGCTTCGCGATTTGCATTTGGGAGTTGGCGACCAGGGAAGTTCCATTCGCGGAACTGTCGCCAATGGAAGCAGGGATGCGGATCGCAACCGAAGGTCTGCGCGTTACAATTCCACCCGGAACATCGCCACATTTGAGCAAACTGATCAAAATTTGCATGAACGAAGATCCAGGCAAACGTCCAAAGTTCGACATGATTATACCGATTCTCGAAAAGATGAAGCGCTAG